Proteins encoded in a region of the Bradyrhizobium sp. CB3481 genome:
- a CDS encoding nuclear transport factor 2 family protein, translating into MTDHTTIANRYIDLWNERAPQRRREILAANWTSDARYVDPLMSGDGHDGVDALIAGVQQRFPDFSFKLIGEPNGFGDHVRFSWGLGPDGGDSPIKGTDFAVLSDGRIRNVTGFLDQVPAG; encoded by the coding sequence ATGACCGATCACACGACCATCGCGAACCGCTACATCGATTTGTGGAACGAGCGCGCCCCGCAGCGCCGCCGCGAGATCCTGGCGGCGAACTGGACCTCGGACGCCAGATATGTCGACCCCTTGATGAGCGGCGACGGCCACGACGGCGTCGACGCGCTGATCGCGGGCGTGCAGCAGCGCTTTCCGGATTTCAGTTTCAAGCTGATCGGGGAGCCCAACGGTTTTGGCGACCACGTCCGCTTCTCCTGGGGCCTCGGCCCCGACGGCGGCGACAGCCCGATCAAAGGCACGGATTTCGCCGTGCTGAGCGACGGCCGCATCCGCAACGTGACCGGGTTCCTGGATCAGGTGC
- a CDS encoding LysR family transcriptional regulator encodes MDWRDWELFCEVVQHGGFSAAARVLGYPKSSLSAAVQRLEANLGLRLIERTTRHLRLTDAGETIYQRVRPLFAALHDTHGEALAMSSAISGTLRIKSPYEFGAHHAGPVAIELMDRYPDLAIRIDVEHEIVSPVAENYDIVFAMLEQPLPSTGIVIRKVSSLERGLYAAPELLEKSGEPRTLEELARLPMLTGPNDAPWALTTPAGITEHLAVQNARLVSSNADIRLQVALAGLGVLRVTASFTDAAIRAGLLRRILPDHVCEPLNVHALLPARQFVPAKVRCFLDALDARGRGNEAEDR; translated from the coding sequence ATGGACTGGCGCGATTGGGAGCTGTTTTGCGAGGTGGTGCAGCATGGCGGCTTCAGCGCCGCCGCGCGTGTGCTCGGCTATCCCAAGTCGAGCCTCAGTGCTGCAGTGCAGCGGCTGGAGGCCAATCTGGGCCTGCGGTTGATCGAGCGCACCACGCGTCATCTGCGCCTGACCGATGCCGGCGAGACCATCTATCAACGGGTCAGGCCGCTGTTCGCGGCCTTGCACGATACGCATGGCGAAGCATTGGCGATGAGCAGCGCCATATCGGGCACGCTGCGCATCAAGTCGCCTTACGAGTTCGGCGCGCATCATGCCGGGCCTGTCGCGATCGAGCTGATGGACCGCTACCCTGACCTCGCGATCCGGATCGACGTCGAGCATGAGATCGTCAGCCCCGTCGCCGAAAACTACGACATCGTGTTCGCGATGCTGGAACAGCCTTTGCCATCGACCGGCATCGTGATCCGAAAGGTATCGTCGCTGGAACGCGGCCTCTACGCCGCGCCCGAGCTGCTGGAAAAATCAGGCGAGCCGCGCACGTTGGAAGAACTCGCGCGACTTCCGATGCTGACCGGCCCCAACGATGCGCCTTGGGCGCTGACCACGCCGGCTGGCATCACCGAGCACCTTGCGGTCCAGAACGCGCGGCTGGTGAGTTCGAATGCCGACATCCGGTTGCAGGTGGCGCTCGCCGGGCTCGGGGTGCTCCGGGTGACGGCGAGCTTCACCGATGCGGCAATTCGCGCCGGATTGCTGCGGCGGATCCTTCCCGATCATGTCTGCGAACCGCTCAACGTTCACGCGTTGCTGCCGGCCCGGCAATTCGTTCCGGCCAAGGTGCGATGCTTCCTCGATGCGCTGGATGCCCGTGGCCGCGGCAACGAGGCCGAAGACAGGTAA
- a CDS encoding aromatic ring-hydroxylating dioxygenase subunit alpha, with amino-acid sequence MSDDGIFLRNCWYVAAWNHELIDGRKLARTILEKPVVIYRGASGRVVALDDRCCHRAAPLSMGRIEGDDIRCMYHGMKFEPGGKCIQIPGQDIIPAKLGVRSYPVVERYNLIWIWMGDAEKADPNLIVDYPPLADPKWRGLPGYMHYKANWLLIVDNLSDFAHLAFVHTHTLGGSEEYAYKTKPVAIEKLDDGFRVERWHMSADPPPYHCKVIPNRNDKVDRRNIGRMLIPGIFLLDTMFAPAGQGAEKGVQVPGTRQYRNAQFMTPETRSTTHFFWNYLHDYDLDNPNIALSLRNSLVEAFHEDLAIIEAQQKVFDADPNYQLLAIGADAALTYFRWLLARRIEAEGSTARAA; translated from the coding sequence ATGTCCGATGACGGCATCTTTCTGCGCAATTGCTGGTACGTCGCGGCCTGGAATCACGAGCTGATCGACGGCAGGAAACTGGCGCGTACGATCCTGGAAAAACCTGTCGTGATCTACCGCGGCGCGAGCGGCAGGGTGGTGGCGCTTGACGACCGCTGCTGCCATCGCGCGGCGCCGCTATCGATGGGCCGCATCGAAGGCGACGACATCCGCTGCATGTATCACGGCATGAAGTTCGAGCCGGGCGGCAAGTGCATCCAGATTCCGGGGCAGGATATCATTCCGGCAAAGCTCGGCGTGCGCAGCTATCCCGTGGTCGAGCGCTACAATCTGATCTGGATCTGGATGGGTGACGCCGAAAAGGCCGATCCCAATCTCATCGTGGACTATCCGCCGCTCGCCGATCCCAAGTGGCGCGGCCTGCCCGGCTACATGCATTACAAAGCCAACTGGCTGTTGATCGTCGACAATTTGAGCGACTTCGCCCATCTCGCCTTCGTGCATACGCATACGCTCGGTGGCTCCGAGGAATACGCCTACAAGACCAAGCCGGTGGCGATCGAGAAACTCGACGACGGTTTTCGCGTCGAGCGCTGGCACATGAGCGCCGATCCGCCGCCCTATCATTGCAAGGTGATCCCGAACCGGAACGACAAGGTCGACCGCCGCAATATCGGCCGCATGCTGATCCCAGGCATCTTCCTGCTCGACACCATGTTCGCGCCGGCCGGCCAGGGCGCCGAAAAGGGCGTGCAGGTGCCGGGCACGCGGCAATACCGCAACGCGCAATTCATGACGCCGGAGACGCGCAGCACGACGCATTTCTTCTGGAACTATCTGCACGATTACGATCTCGACAACCCGAACATCGCGCTGTCGCTGCGCAACAGCCTGGTAGAGGCTTTCCACGAGGATCTCGCGATCATCGAGGCACAGCAGAAGGTGTTCGATGCCGATCCGAACTATCAACTGCTCGCCATCGGTGCGGATGCAGCGCTGACCTATTTCCGCTGGCTGCTGGCGCGGCGGATCGAGGCGGAGGGGAGCACGGCACGCGCAGCGTAG
- a CDS encoding alpha/beta fold hydrolase, whose amino-acid sequence MAEETRTPKPHANADWAQQAWLWPFEATRLALNAYSQWFADQKPAPSSAPERKPLAWTTPNAVALQLPTMGLREFSKAGSAQPVLVCAPYALHGALVADFAPGHSLVEALQKGGVNRIYVTDWCSATPDMRFLSIDNYLADLNVAIDEIGAPVDLIGLCQGGWLSLVYAARFPDKVRRLVLAGAPVDVSTPSELSKMVTALPPAAFAQMVQQGEGIVSGEHMLRIWNMPFSPQDVEAVLQRKLGDGSDEAQLLERFMCWDRATLDLPGTYYLDVTERIFRQNQIAKGRFVALGRRSDPAELRVPVFVLAGEDDIVVPRDQALATVRLLGTQPSWLERACEPCGHLSLFMGRNVLSHSWRRIARWLQADIGDVAGVKIRA is encoded by the coding sequence ATGGCAGAAGAAACCAGGACGCCGAAGCCGCATGCGAACGCCGACTGGGCGCAGCAGGCATGGCTATGGCCATTCGAAGCGACACGATTGGCGCTGAACGCCTACAGCCAATGGTTCGCCGATCAGAAGCCCGCGCCTTCCTCCGCGCCGGAACGGAAGCCGTTGGCCTGGACCACGCCGAATGCGGTGGCGCTGCAGCTTCCAACGATGGGATTGCGCGAGTTTTCCAAAGCAGGTTCGGCGCAGCCGGTTCTCGTCTGCGCGCCCTACGCGTTGCATGGCGCGCTCGTTGCCGACTTCGCGCCCGGCCATAGCTTGGTCGAGGCGCTACAGAAGGGCGGCGTGAACCGCATCTATGTCACCGACTGGTGCTCGGCGACGCCGGACATGCGCTTTCTCTCGATCGACAATTATCTTGCCGATCTCAACGTGGCGATCGACGAGATCGGCGCGCCGGTCGATCTCATCGGCCTGTGTCAGGGTGGATGGCTGTCGCTGGTCTATGCCGCGCGCTTTCCGGACAAGGTGCGGCGGCTCGTGCTGGCCGGCGCCCCGGTCGATGTCTCCACGCCCTCAGAGCTGTCGAAGATGGTAACCGCGCTGCCGCCAGCCGCTTTCGCGCAGATGGTGCAGCAAGGCGAGGGCATCGTCAGCGGCGAACATATGCTGCGGATCTGGAACATGCCGTTCAGCCCGCAGGACGTAGAGGCCGTGCTGCAACGAAAGCTCGGCGATGGATCGGATGAGGCGCAGTTGCTGGAGCGTTTCATGTGTTGGGACCGCGCGACGCTGGATCTGCCGGGCACCTATTATCTCGACGTCACCGAGCGAATTTTCCGGCAGAACCAGATCGCGAAGGGCCGCTTTGTCGCGCTCGGCCGCAGGAGCGATCCCGCGGAGCTGCGCGTGCCGGTCTTCGTGCTCGCAGGAGAGGACGATATCGTCGTCCCCCGCGATCAGGCGCTCGCAACAGTGCGGCTGCTCGGCACGCAGCCGTCATGGCTGGAACGCGCCTGCGAGCCGTGCGGCCACCTCAGCCTGTTCATGGGGCGAAATGTCCTGAGCCATTCCTGGCGCCGGATCGCGCGCTGGCTTCAGGCCGATATCGGCGACGTCGCCGGCGTCAAGATCCGCGCGTGA
- a CDS encoding RidA family protein, translated as MTIQRFETGPRMSQVVVHGNTVYLAGVVAGTAAGKSVTEQTQDILSIIDGHLAKAGTDKSKLLSATIYITDMKTFGEMNAVWDGWVSAGNTPARATVEAKLAAPQYNVEIMVVAAK; from the coding sequence ATGACCATCCAGCGCTTCGAAACCGGACCTCGCATGAGCCAGGTCGTCGTCCACGGCAACACCGTCTATCTCGCGGGCGTCGTCGCCGGCACGGCGGCAGGCAAGAGCGTGACCGAACAGACGCAGGATATCCTCTCGATCATCGACGGCCACCTCGCCAAGGCCGGCACCGACAAGTCGAAGCTGCTGTCGGCCACGATCTACATCACCGACATGAAGACCTTCGGCGAAATGAACGCCGTGTGGGACGGCTGGGTCTCGGCCGGCAACACGCCGGCGCGCGCCACCGTCGAGGCCAAGCTCGCAGCGCCGCAGTACAATGTCGAGATCATGGTGGTCGCGGCGAAGTAA